In one window of Borrelia anserina Es DNA:
- the prfA gene encoding peptide chain release factor 1, which produces MFLEKLNPIESKIKILEEKLQDTKLVKNQKEYAKIVKEYHYLEKIKEKKDEYENILNQIDEHKNMLSEEENLEMKELIKQELSHLSLKKNEIEHTIKILLFNQDKNDNKNTIIEIRAGTGGEEAALFAHNLYEMYTKYSEKKKWKTEIINFNETELGGFKEISFEIKGKDVFKKLKHESGVHRVQRIPITESNGRLQTSAATVAVMPEVEDTEIEIKEKDLRIDVYRSSGAGGQHVNTTDSAVRITHLPTGIVVQCQNERSQHKNKDQAIKVLRARLYEFENLKKQEQRSNNRKQQVGSGDRSERIRTYNFPQNRVTDHRANISIYKLEEIMQGELDLLLDTIALKLQEQEFKDNLV; this is translated from the coding sequence ATGTTTTTAGAAAAATTAAATCCTATTGAAAGCAAAATAAAAATACTTGAAGAAAAATTACAAGACACAAAATTAGTTAAAAACCAAAAAGAATATGCAAAAATAGTAAAAGAATATCATTATTTAGAAAAAATCAAAGAAAAAAAAGATGAATATGAAAACATATTAAACCAAATAGATGAGCATAAAAATATGCTATCTGAAGAAGAAAATTTAGAAATGAAAGAATTAATCAAACAAGAATTATCTCATTTAAGCCTTAAAAAAAACGAAATTGAACATACAATCAAAATATTACTCTTCAACCAAGACAAAAATGATAATAAAAATACCATTATTGAAATTAGAGCTGGAACAGGGGGAGAAGAAGCTGCGCTTTTTGCACATAATCTTTATGAAATGTACACAAAATATTCTGAGAAAAAAAAATGGAAAACAGAAATCATTAACTTTAATGAAACAGAACTTGGCGGATTTAAAGAAATAAGCTTTGAAATAAAGGGCAAAGATGTATTTAAAAAATTAAAACACGAAAGTGGAGTACATAGAGTTCAAAGAATTCCTATAACAGAATCCAATGGAAGACTTCAAACCTCGGCAGCAACCGTTGCTGTAATGCCTGAAGTTGAAGATACCGAAATTGAAATCAAGGAAAAAGATTTAAGAATAGATGTTTATAGATCTTCTGGTGCTGGGGGTCAACATGTAAACACAACAGACTCTGCCGTTAGAATTACACATTTGCCTACAGGAATCGTGGTACAATGTCAAAATGAAAGAAGTCAGCATAAAAACAAAGATCAGGCCATAAAAGTATTAAGAGCAAGACTTTATGAATTTGAAAACCTTAAAAAACAAGAACAACGCTCAAATAATAGAAAGCAACAAGTAGGTTCAGGTGATAGATCTGAAAGAATTAGGACATACAACTTTCCACAAAACAGAGTAACAGACCATAGAGCAAATATTAGCATTTATAAATTAGAAGAAATTATGCAGGGAGAACTTGATTTGCTCCTTGACACAATAGCATTAAAACTTCAAGAACAAGAATTCAAAGATAACCTAGTATAA
- the prmC gene encoding peptide chain release factor N(5)-glutamine methyltransferase: MMTIKEAIKSSKKHNLKTLEILLLLEKILKSRKELILANINKNLTKQEEHKLLIQINNIKLGIPIHYITGKKEFMGIKFYINKHVLIPREDTECLAEEALTQIRKHNLNKILDLCCGSGCIGLTIAYYLKRKVILSDISTKALKVSLKNTQRLKLENYVEIQHSDLLKCIDKGFELIITNPPYLNKNELKIKEKLAKEPRVALLGFGKDGLGISKKIIRQAKHKLTKNGLLIIEMAPWQTESLKKFAIQKGFEYLKTIYDIENRERALVLRIKHDTSL; this comes from the coding sequence ATAATGACAATAAAAGAAGCCATAAAGAGTTCAAAAAAACATAATCTAAAAACTCTTGAGATTTTACTACTACTTGAAAAAATATTAAAAAGTAGAAAAGAATTAATTCTTGCAAATATAAATAAGAATCTAACAAAACAAGAAGAACATAAATTATTGATTCAAATAAACAATATAAAATTAGGCATACCTATACACTACATAACTGGAAAAAAGGAATTTATGGGAATTAAGTTTTATATAAACAAACATGTATTAATTCCTAGAGAAGATACAGAATGCCTAGCAGAAGAAGCTTTAACCCAAATTAGAAAACATAACTTAAATAAAATTTTAGATTTATGTTGCGGGAGTGGCTGTATTGGCTTAACAATTGCATATTATCTCAAACGCAAAGTAATACTATCAGATATTTCAACTAAAGCCTTAAAAGTCTCACTCAAAAACACACAAAGACTAAAATTAGAGAACTATGTAGAAATACAACATTCAGATCTGTTAAAATGTATAGATAAAGGGTTTGAGCTAATAATAACTAACCCTCCTTATTTAAATAAAAATGAACTAAAAATAAAGGAAAAATTAGCAAAAGAACCAAGAGTAGCTCTTTTAGGATTTGGAAAAGATGGGCTTGGAATTTCAAAAAAAATAATACGCCAAGCAAAGCACAAGCTCACAAAAAATGGACTCTTAATAATAGAAATGGCTCCATGGCAAACAGAATCTCTAAAAAAGTTTGCAATCCAAAAAGGTTTTGAATATCTAAAAACTATATATGACATTGAAAATAGAGAAAGAGCACTGGTACTAAGGATAAAGCATGATACAAGTCTATGA
- a CDS encoding RelA/SpoT family protein, which produces MIQVYEIAYLLKITNIDKLKNIFRKTVDNTYQDEIQKKLIFKALEISEQLHYGQYRESKEPYIIHPIMVALFLIKFQLDFKTIIAGLLHDALEDTNIEKEEIIKEFDQEILSLIDGVTKIHDLHNKTRAIKEANTISKMFFAMTHDIRIIIIKLADKLHNMATLSHLPKNRRERIARDCLATYVPIAERLGISSLKIYLEDLSLKYLYPKEYKEIKNFLSATKIEREKKLYKGKLLIEKELKKIGIDVVITVRSKHFYSIFRKMKTRNNNISQIFDTLGIRIICKKQKECYEILEIVHKVWKPIPGRLKDYIAIPKENKYQSLHTTVRIPEDNQLIEVQIRTEEMDKIAKYGVAAHWLYKEQVELRADDISFINRIKKWQQESVNKIQYSMHDIHKELLNTFIYVYTPEGEIVELPFGSNSIDFAYTIHTDIGDQALYAKINGKISSLTKPLKNEQIVEIFTSPEAKPDLIWLNSVRTKKARSKIRSWLNKNDDTIFVDNNIIAYLIGENKEQKRLFSLFKSLTKSKIKSITIASDCTPLTGEDIIGIIQKDTIVVHKENCKETTYQKKNHLVEVEWEATPTRKVYHIIIFLKNLKDLFNYLDNIFTTFDAKLISKKIEDCGNGHGIINIIILSNDKNVSMIFTALQDNPNVLQIMQVEEDIKNYDN; this is translated from the coding sequence ATGATACAAGTCTATGAAATTGCATATTTACTTAAAATAACTAACATTGATAAACTAAAAAATATTTTCAGAAAAACAGTTGATAACACTTATCAAGATGAGATTCAAAAAAAATTAATATTTAAAGCTCTAGAAATATCAGAACAATTACACTACGGGCAATATAGGGAAAGTAAAGAGCCATATATAATCCACCCAATAATGGTTGCATTATTCCTTATAAAATTTCAACTAGATTTTAAAACAATAATAGCTGGCTTACTGCACGACGCTCTGGAAGACACAAACATTGAAAAGGAAGAAATAATTAAAGAATTTGATCAAGAAATTTTAAGTTTAATTGATGGTGTAACCAAAATTCATGACTTACACAACAAAACAAGAGCAATAAAAGAAGCAAATACCATTTCAAAAATGTTTTTTGCAATGACTCACGATATTAGAATAATAATCATCAAACTTGCAGACAAACTACATAATATGGCAACACTTTCTCACTTACCTAAAAACAGAAGGGAAAGAATTGCACGAGACTGTCTTGCCACCTACGTACCAATTGCAGAAAGACTTGGTATTTCATCTCTTAAAATATATCTTGAAGATTTATCATTAAAATATCTATATCCTAAAGAATATAAAGAAATCAAAAATTTTCTATCCGCAACAAAAATAGAGAGAGAAAAAAAATTATATAAGGGGAAATTACTCATAGAGAAAGAACTCAAAAAAATTGGAATTGATGTCGTAATCACAGTACGTTCAAAACATTTCTACTCAATATTTAGAAAAATGAAAACAAGGAATAATAATATTTCCCAAATCTTTGATACTCTGGGAATAAGAATAATTTGTAAAAAACAAAAAGAATGTTATGAAATACTAGAAATCGTACACAAGGTCTGGAAACCAATACCTGGAAGACTAAAAGATTACATAGCAATTCCTAAAGAGAACAAATACCAATCGCTACATACTACCGTGAGAATACCTGAAGATAACCAATTGATTGAAGTACAAATTAGAACAGAAGAAATGGATAAAATAGCTAAATACGGTGTCGCTGCTCACTGGCTTTACAAAGAGCAAGTTGAATTAAGAGCTGATGACATATCATTTATTAACCGAATCAAAAAATGGCAACAAGAATCAGTTAATAAAATTCAGTACTCAATGCATGATATACACAAAGAACTCCTAAATACATTTATATACGTCTATACACCAGAAGGAGAAATAGTAGAACTTCCATTTGGCTCAAACTCAATCGATTTTGCCTACACAATACATACAGATATTGGAGATCAAGCGCTTTATGCAAAAATTAATGGTAAAATTAGCTCACTAACCAAACCATTAAAAAATGAACAAATTGTTGAAATATTTACCTCTCCAGAGGCAAAACCTGACTTAATTTGGCTAAATAGCGTTAGGACAAAAAAAGCACGCTCAAAAATTCGATCCTGGCTTAATAAAAATGACGATACAATATTTGTCGATAACAACATAATTGCATATCTTATTGGAGAAAATAAGGAACAAAAAAGACTTTTTAGTTTGTTTAAATCTTTAACAAAATCTAAAATAAAAAGTATTACAATAGCATCTGATTGCACCCCATTAACAGGTGAAGATATCATAGGAATAATACAAAAAGATACAATAGTAGTTCACAAAGAAAATTGCAAAGAAACTACTTATCAGAAGAAAAACCATCTTGTAGAAGTAGAATGGGAAGCAACACCAACAAGGAAGGTATATCATATTATAATATTCTTAAAAAACTTAAAAGATCTCTTTAATTATCTAGATAATATTTTTACAACCTTTGATGCAAAACTTATTAGTAAAAAAATAGAAGACTGCGGAAATGGACATGGAATAATCAATATAATTATCTTATCAAATGACAAAAACGTATCAATGATTTTTACTGCACTTCAAGATAATCCTAACGTACTACAAATAATGCAAGTAGAAGAAGATATAAAAAATTATGATAATTAA
- a CDS encoding D-alanine--D-alanine ligase: MRKNLMLIFGGVSFEHEISLRSAYGLYLALMKLDKYNVFSIFVDKTTGIWYLLDSVPDSPELIKKDSSSVISLVPGRGIFVNGRDLKIDVVFPIIHGRTGEDGSIQGLLKIMDLPCVGSGILGSAIASNKYFFKLLLKSFNVPLVPFVGFRKYDYILDREGIKRDIKQILGYPVIVKPAVLGSSIGINIAYDDTQIEKCVEEAFEYDLTVVVEKFVKVREIECSVIGNEQIKIFTPGEIVIQDFVFYDYDAKYSVAPGNSVVFNIPAQLDTKHLLDIKEYAFLTYKFLELRGMARIDFFVEKGTDLIYVNEVNTIPGFTDISMFAKMCEYDGLNYASLVDKLIVLALQSYAKRKERIDFERL; the protein is encoded by the coding sequence ATGAGAAAAAATCTTATGCTAATATTTGGAGGAGTTTCTTTTGAGCATGAAATTTCTCTTAGGTCTGCTTATGGGCTTTACTTGGCTCTTATGAAACTTGATAAATATAATGTGTTTTCAATTTTTGTTGATAAGACTACTGGGATTTGGTATCTGTTGGATTCTGTTCCTGATAGTCCTGAGTTAATTAAAAAGGATAGTTCTTCCGTTATTAGTTTGGTTCCTGGTCGTGGGATATTTGTTAATGGTAGGGATCTTAAAATTGATGTTGTGTTTCCCATTATTCATGGAAGGACAGGTGAGGATGGTTCTATTCAGGGACTCTTAAAAATAATGGATCTTCCTTGTGTTGGTTCTGGTATTTTAGGAAGTGCTATTGCTAGTAATAAGTACTTCTTCAAGCTTTTGCTTAAAAGTTTTAATGTTCCTTTAGTACCCTTTGTTGGATTTAGAAAATATGATTATATTTTAGATAGAGAAGGCATTAAAAGGGATATAAAGCAAATTTTAGGGTATCCTGTAATTGTTAAACCAGCTGTGCTTGGTTCTTCAATTGGGATCAATATTGCATATGATGATACTCAGATTGAAAAATGTGTTGAAGAAGCTTTTGAGTATGACTTAACAGTTGTTGTAGAAAAGTTTGTAAAAGTAAGAGAGATTGAATGTTCTGTTATTGGGAATGAGCAAATTAAAATATTTACTCCTGGGGAAATTGTTATACAGGATTTTGTATTTTATGATTATGATGCTAAGTATTCTGTTGCTCCTGGGAATTCAGTTGTCTTTAATATTCCTGCTCAGCTTGATACGAAACATTTGTTGGATATTAAGGAATATGCATTCTTAACTTATAAGTTTTTAGAGCTTAGAGGTATGGCAAGAATTGATTTTTTTGTTGAAAAAGGTACTGACTTAATTTATGTTAATGAGGTGAATACAATTCCAGGATTTACAGATATTTCTATGTTTGCTAAGATGTGTGAGTATGATGGCCTTAATTATGCGTCTTTGGTTGATAAATTGATAGTCTTAGCTTTACAAAGTTATGCAAAGAGAAAGGAGAGAATTGATTTTGAACGGTTATAA
- a CDS encoding UDP-N-acetylmuramoyl-L-alanyl-D-glutamate--2,6-diaminopimelate ligase: MNKKMLSNVLSRLDKNLVKGIIGSCDVEILGLAYDSRCVLSNFVFFALPGLHFDGQKFIKSAIQRGSNVIVHTSDIDFYDPNVTYIRVDSCDIRRFMSNFSHIFYNEPSKKLKIIGVTGTDGKSSVCFYIYTLLKSMGVKVGFISTVFFEDGSGTLVKNPYRQSTPESTEIHLVLGQMVKNNVEYAIVESTSHGLDFRTSRLIDVAYFVAVLTNVSHEHLEFHGTMQNYLNVKLSLFSSADANGGFGIVNMDDSNFSVFLNAINRVYTYSLNNENADFFVSKINEHMGFTEFEFYHKNIKYDARVNLTGSFNIENVMAALIVVSQIMGIDISQLIDKLANIKGLCGRMQGVDLGQDFSLIIDYAHTPGAFLKIFPIFKRLSKNRLISVFGSAGERDVLKRKLQGEISDRYSDIIILCDEDPRSEDSMQIIEDIAKGISEKTLNKDLFFIPDRKSAIEKAINIACANDLVVTLGKGHESSIIYKDRIVSWDEQSVIKDIILSARSRN, encoded by the coding sequence ATGAATAAAAAAATGCTTAGTAATGTTTTATCTAGGTTAGATAAAAATCTAGTAAAGGGAATTATAGGGTCTTGTGATGTAGAAATATTGGGACTTGCATATGATTCAAGATGTGTTTTATCTAATTTTGTATTTTTTGCTCTTCCAGGACTTCATTTTGATGGTCAAAAATTTATCAAGTCAGCAATTCAACGTGGTAGTAATGTTATTGTTCATACAAGTGATATTGATTTTTACGATCCGAATGTGACGTATATTAGAGTGGATTCTTGTGACATAAGAAGATTTATGTCAAATTTTTCTCATATTTTTTATAATGAGCCTTCAAAAAAGCTTAAAATCATAGGGGTTACAGGAACTGATGGTAAAAGTTCTGTTTGTTTTTATATCTATACTCTCTTGAAATCTATGGGTGTTAAGGTCGGCTTTATTTCAACGGTATTCTTTGAAGATGGAAGTGGAACTTTAGTTAAAAATCCTTATAGGCAATCAACCCCAGAGTCAACAGAAATTCATTTAGTTCTTGGTCAAATGGTAAAAAATAATGTTGAATATGCTATTGTTGAATCGACTTCACATGGTCTTGATTTTAGAACATCAAGGCTCATTGATGTTGCGTATTTTGTTGCTGTTTTGACTAATGTTAGTCATGAACATCTTGAATTTCATGGTACCATGCAGAATTATTTGAATGTTAAGCTTAGTCTTTTTTCTTCTGCAGATGCTAATGGTGGTTTTGGAATTGTCAATATGGATGATAGTAATTTTTCTGTTTTTTTAAATGCTATTAATAGAGTTTATACGTATAGTTTAAATAATGAAAATGCTGATTTTTTTGTAAGTAAGATTAATGAACATATGGGTTTTACTGAGTTTGAATTTTATCATAAGAATATTAAGTATGATGCTAGGGTTAATTTAACTGGCAGTTTCAATATCGAGAATGTTATGGCGGCTTTAATTGTTGTGAGTCAAATTATGGGTATTGATATTTCACAACTTATTGATAAGCTTGCAAATATTAAAGGTCTTTGTGGACGAATGCAAGGTGTTGATCTTGGACAGGATTTTTCTTTAATTATTGATTATGCGCATACTCCTGGGGCTTTTCTTAAAATTTTCCCTATCTTTAAAAGACTCTCAAAAAATAGGTTGATTTCTGTTTTTGGTTCTGCCGGAGAGAGAGATGTTCTTAAGAGAAAGTTGCAAGGAGAGATTTCAGATAGGTATTCAGATATAATAATTCTTTGTGATGAAGATCCGAGAAGTGAAGATAGTATGCAAATAATTGAAGATATTGCAAAAGGAATTTCAGAAAAGACTTTAAATAAAGATTTATTTTTCATTCCTGATAGGAAAAGTGCAATTGAAAAGGCAATAAATATTGCATGTGCTAACGATTTAGTTGTTACTCTTGGCAAAGGCCATGAAAGTTCAATAATATATAAAGATCGAATTGTTTCTTGGGATGAACAATCTGTTATTAAAGATATTATTTTAAGTGCAAGAAGTAGGAACTGA
- a CDS encoding hemolysin family protein, which yields MLELIIILIFIILSAIFSASETAYTSLSLMQLQDIKKKGKLGTMAYNLSQNPSKLVTTILIGNNIANITASTLTTKFVLDKYGNNALALSTGLITITVLILSEIFPKQIAILNNESIVLSTSILLKILTIIFTPAIYIINGIVKILLNLCKIKTNQKMTKDSIKNMLFLAEKLGILENDDRIFMQKMLNIGEVRASEVMTHRTEVFSLSSTSKLKDKIKLIKKEGYSRIPVYKGQNREQIIGILITKDLIEISKKKLENNIIKFVKPAVFVQQNKRIKDILDIMKQKQKIMAIVIDEYGGFSGILTIEDIVEKIFGAIFDEYDLEEKKQLITKKNENTYLISGETTFDEIEETIGIKIQHKDYINTIGGYIMDLLDKIPTSGEKVNTEHGEYLIEEIQNHKIKEITFKKCAKE from the coding sequence ATGTTAGAGTTAATAATTATATTAATATTTATAATACTCTCAGCAATTTTTTCAGCATCAGAAACAGCCTACACATCATTAAGCCTAATGCAACTGCAAGATATAAAGAAAAAAGGCAAACTAGGAACAATGGCATATAATTTATCCCAAAATCCATCAAAACTGGTCACAACAATTTTAATTGGCAATAATATTGCTAATATAACAGCAAGTACACTTACAACAAAATTTGTTCTCGACAAATATGGAAACAATGCACTTGCCTTATCAACTGGACTTATAACAATAACAGTGCTCATACTCTCAGAAATATTTCCTAAACAGATTGCAATTCTGAATAACGAAAGCATAGTTTTATCAACTTCAATCTTACTCAAGATATTAACAATTATATTCACACCAGCAATATATATAATTAACGGAATAGTTAAGATCCTCCTAAACTTATGTAAAATAAAAACAAATCAAAAAATGACCAAAGATAGCATAAAAAACATGCTATTTTTAGCTGAAAAATTAGGAATTTTAGAAAATGATGATAGAATATTTATGCAAAAAATGTTAAATATAGGAGAAGTCAGAGCCTCAGAAGTGATGACACACCGAACAGAAGTATTTTCACTCTCAAGTACATCAAAACTAAAAGATAAGATCAAATTAATTAAAAAAGAAGGATATTCTAGAATTCCTGTATATAAAGGTCAAAACAGAGAACAAATAATAGGAATTTTAATAACTAAAGACTTAATTGAAATAAGCAAAAAAAAACTTGAAAACAACATTATTAAATTTGTAAAACCTGCTGTTTTTGTACAACAAAACAAAAGGATAAAAGACATATTAGATATCATGAAACAAAAACAAAAAATAATGGCCATTGTAATCGACGAGTATGGAGGTTTTTCAGGAATACTTACAATAGAGGATATAGTAGAGAAAATTTTTGGTGCAATATTTGATGAATATGATCTAGAAGAAAAAAAACAACTCATTACTAAAAAAAATGAAAACACTTATCTGATATCAGGGGAGACCACATTTGATGAAATCGAAGAAACAATCGGAATAAAAATTCAACACAAAGATTACATAAACACAATTGGAGGATACATAATGGATTTACTTGATAAAATACCCACGAGTGGAGAAAAGGTTAACACAGAACATGGAGAATATTTAATAGAGGAAATCCAAAATCATAAAATAAAAGAAATAACATTTAAAAAATGTGCAAAGGAATAA
- the hflK gene encoding FtsH protease activity modulator HflK, which translates to MSNNILKFFNKTYEYITILIVLITILIITIANVFVVGPSDEAIVLRLGKLNRILEPGIHIKIPLIEEKLIVPVKIVQELKFGFNTNDNIGDNFVKDEGTIITGDLNIINVEWLIQYRISDPYSFMFKVEYPEETIKDIAKSSMNRLIGDNTIFEIINDNRVGVTEGVRTSMNEIIKKYDLGIDIVQVQIRNAMPPRGKVYEAFEDVNIATQDKNKFINEGRKEFNQIIPKIRGEALKLIEEAKGYKENRINTALAETAIFNAILNAYIKNPEITRERIYNEAMKEILESKDNVEIIDKNLNNFLPFKEVK; encoded by the coding sequence ATGTCAAATAACATCTTAAAATTTTTTAATAAAACATACGAATATATAACAATTTTAATTGTATTAATAACAATATTAATAATAACTATAGCAAATGTTTTTGTGGTTGGACCATCTGATGAAGCTATTGTTCTTCGTCTTGGCAAGTTAAATAGAATACTTGAACCAGGAATCCATATAAAAATTCCATTAATTGAAGAAAAATTAATTGTACCAGTAAAGATAGTACAAGAACTTAAATTTGGTTTCAATACAAACGACAACATAGGAGATAACTTTGTCAAAGATGAAGGCACTATTATTACTGGTGATTTAAACATAATTAATGTAGAATGGTTAATACAATACAGAATCAGTGACCCATATTCTTTCATGTTTAAAGTAGAATACCCAGAAGAAACTATAAAAGACATTGCAAAATCATCTATGAACAGATTAATTGGAGACAACACTATTTTTGAGATCATTAATGATAATAGAGTTGGTGTTACAGAAGGAGTACGAACTTCTATGAATGAAATTATAAAAAAATATGACTTAGGAATCGATATCGTGCAAGTACAAATCAGAAATGCTATGCCACCAAGGGGAAAAGTTTACGAAGCATTTGAAGATGTTAACATTGCAACCCAAGATAAAAATAAATTCATTAATGAAGGAAGGAAAGAATTTAATCAAATTATTCCCAAAATTAGAGGAGAAGCACTTAAATTGATAGAAGAAGCTAAAGGATATAAAGAAAATAGAATAAATACCGCATTAGCAGAGACAGCAATTTTTAATGCAATTTTAAACGCGTACATCAAAAATCCAGAAATCACAAGAGAGAGAATATATAATGAAGCAATGAAAGAAATCCTAGAAAGTAAAGACAATGTTGAAATAATTGATAAAAACTTAAATAATTTCCTTCCATTTAAGGAGGTCAAATAA
- the hflC gene encoding protease modulator HflC, whose amino-acid sequence MKYILKFLFSITKILAFTLTFGLILLAIIQPIYILKENRISIITRLGKIERTENTAGLKYKIPFIENVQTFPKNILRWDGEPQRIPTGGEEKQLIWIDTTARWKIADINQFYTAIKTMDRAYSRINAAIEPAVRGVIAKYPLLEIIRSSNDPIQHLSNGILTPKKIQDNKTYKITKGRKIIENEIIEVSNKNTKDIGIEIVDVIIRKIGYDPSLIDSVHNRMISERQQIAEEQRSRGIAEKTEILGSIEKEKLKLLSEAKAKAAKIKAEGDSEAAKIYANVYGKNIEFYRFWQALESYKATLKDKRKILSTDMDFFRYLHNKK is encoded by the coding sequence ATGAAATACATACTAAAATTTTTATTCTCTATTACTAAGATTTTAGCTTTTACACTAACATTCGGATTAATATTGCTAGCCATAATACAACCCATCTATATCCTAAAAGAAAACAGAATTTCAATTATTACAAGACTTGGCAAAATCGAGAGAACTGAAAACACTGCAGGACTCAAATATAAAATCCCATTTATTGAAAATGTACAAACATTTCCCAAAAACATACTTAGATGGGATGGAGAACCTCAAAGAATTCCAACAGGAGGAGAAGAAAAGCAATTAATCTGGATAGACACAACTGCCAGATGGAAAATTGCAGACATTAATCAATTTTATACAGCAATCAAAACAATGGACAGAGCTTACAGCAGAATCAATGCCGCTATTGAACCTGCTGTTAGAGGTGTTATCGCTAAGTATCCTTTACTTGAAATTATAAGAAGCTCAAATGATCCAATTCAACACCTATCTAATGGAATTTTAACACCAAAAAAAATTCAAGATAACAAAACTTACAAGATCACAAAGGGTCGAAAAATAATTGAAAACGAAATAATTGAAGTATCAAATAAAAATACAAAAGACATTGGAATCGAAATTGTTGATGTTATCATTAGAAAGATCGGCTACGATCCAAGTTTAATCGATTCTGTACATAACAGAATGATTTCAGAAAGGCAACAAATTGCAGAAGAACAAAGAAGTAGAGGAATTGCTGAAAAAACGGAAATACTTGGTAGCATTGAGAAAGAAAAGCTAAAGTTACTAAGTGAAGCAAAAGCTAAGGCAGCTAAAATTAAAGCCGAAGGAGACAGTGAGGCTGCAAAAATCTACGCAAATGTCTATGGTAAAAATATTGAATTTTACAGATTTTGGCAAGCACTAGAGAGTTATAAAGCAACACTTAAAGACAAACGTAAAATACTCTCAACAGATATGGATTTTTTTAGATACTTACATAATAAGAAATAA